The following coding sequences lie in one Leishmania panamensis strain MHOM/PA/94/PSC-1 chromosome 19 sequence genomic window:
- a CDS encoding glycerol uptake protein, putative (TriTrypDB/GeneDB-style sysID: LpmP.19.1180~partially sequenced multicopy gene), whose translation TVAAFRREMAAVALTGAVNDATLERESPITDPVRRRLLARLARLCARRLSPRVQSFLYRQLRVAAGMSSVFGLIVANSVGFSMQNGLTDSNGGAKPAHADADFLIAKALMRVTPTFTLGVVAFMYSVSSLAVIDREMTRQQTLSLKRLYCLK comes from the coding sequence GGACTGTGGCGGCGTTCCGCCGTGAGATGGCCGCCGTGGCACTGACGGGCGCCGTGAATGATGCCACGCTGGAAAGGGAGAGCCCCATTACCGACCCGGTGCGTCGTCGTCTGCTGGCGCGCCTGGCGAGGTTGTGTGCGCGTCGCTTGAGCCCGCGGGTGCAATCGTTTCTCTATCGCCAACTTCGAGTGGCGGCTGGCATGTCCTCAGTGTTTGGGCTGATTGTCGCCAACTCGGTGGGCTTCTCGATGCAAAATGGCCTGACAGACTCGAATGGGGGTGCGAAGCCGGCGCATGCCGATGCCGATTTTCTCATAGCAAAAGCACTTATGAGGGTAACACCCACGTTTACCCTCGGTGTAGTGGCCTTTATGTATTCGGTTTCCTCTTTGGCAGTGATCGATCGTGAAATGACTCGCCAGCAGACATTGTCTCTGAAGCGGCTGTACTGCTTGAAATAG
- a CDS encoding glycerol uptake protein, putative (TriTrypDB/GeneDB-style sysID: LpmP.19.1190~partially sequenced multicopy gene) — protein MADHDPSNHISAPRRSSPAPLSRTRFSAATLEREKVCKDEPEAIVKDLSLNSLTSPGSPSSSFRGFTALLPLTSTSVSPPYCTAPPLSMPRLRLLSFTTELGIGASVYNSIYPRLYTIEYLLSVAMVIYLCAYAFCTLRVFCAKNIHHYLRDLLAPNTFLRRYNAIGYDKHVDSQWGRFTQQYTTLVELSAFMGATTFLCRCVSSTSMSRAPSTADSISSYDISQNGLAGTTNGAVTNIGTRGGRLPAESSASDVRASKPVSLALRVWRIIAGHSWSIPAFYT, from the coding sequence atggCTGATCACGACCCGTCAAATCATATTTCTGCTCCGAGAAGATCgtcacctgcgccgctctcTCGTACACGCTTCTCGGCAGCAACCCTGGAACGAGAAAAAGTGTGCAAGGATGAACCAGAGGCGATTGTAAAAGACCTCTCGCTCAACTCGCTTACCTCGCCGGGGTCACCCTCGTCCTCCTTCCGAGGTTTCACCGCGCTGTTACCATTGACATCCACTTCCGTCTCGCCACCATACtgcactgcgccgccgctctccaTGCCGCGTCTGCGCCTGCTGAGCTTCACAACGGAGCTCGGCATCGGGGCATCCGTCTACAACAGCATTTACCCTCGTCTGTATACCATCGAGTATCTCCTCTCTGTTGCGATGGTCATCTACCTCTGCGCCTACGCTTTCTGCACGCTTCGGGTCTTCTGCGCGAAGAATATTCATCACTATCTCAGAGACCTTCTGGCACCCAATACTTTCCTCCGCCGCTACAACGCCATCGGCTACGATAAACACGTAGACAGTCAGTGGGGGCGGTTCACTCAGCAGTACACAACGCTGGTAGAGCTCTCTGCTTTCATGGGTGCAACAAccttcctctgccgctgcgtgtcGAGCACTTCCATGAGCCGCGCACCCTCGACGGCTGACTCGATCTCATCATATGACATCAGCCAAAATGGGCTTGCCGGCACTACGAACGGCGCTGTCACCAACATCGGCACTCGGGGAGGAAGACTGCCTGCAGAAAGCAGTGCTTCTGACGTTCGTGCAAGCAAGCCCGTGTCACTCGCGTTACGTGTGTGGCGTATCATCGCCGGGCATTCATGGAGTATCCCTGCGTTCTACACCG